The following coding sequences lie in one Candidatus Eisenbacteria bacterium genomic window:
- the purE gene encoding 5-(carboxyamino)imidazole ribonucleotide mutase: MGSAHDWEVLRPATEVLSELRVAHETKVISAHRAPDALAEYVDAAEARGIRVIIAGAGGAAHLPGTVAARTTLPVLGVPVPAGSLGGLDALLSIVQMPRGIPVGTLAIGGAGAANAALLAAQVLALSDPALRKRLKQHRERQTARALRARL; this comes from the coding sequence ATGGGCAGCGCCCACGACTGGGAAGTCCTGCGCCCCGCCACCGAGGTGCTCTCGGAGCTGCGCGTCGCCCACGAGACCAAGGTGATCTCCGCGCACCGCGCCCCGGACGCATTGGCGGAATACGTGGACGCCGCCGAGGCGCGGGGCATCCGTGTGATCATCGCCGGAGCGGGCGGTGCCGCGCACCTGCCCGGCACCGTCGCCGCGCGGACCACGCTGCCCGTGCTGGGGGTGCCCGTGCCCGCGGGATCGCTGGGCGGGCTCGACGCGCTGCTCTCGATCGTGCAGATGCCCCGCGGCATCCCGGTCGGGACGCTGGCCATCGGGGGCGCCGGGGCGGCCAATGCCGCGCTGCTGGCGGCCCAGGTGCTGGCCCTGTCCGACCCGGCGCTGCGCAAGCGGCTCAAGCAGCACCGCGAGCGTCAGACCGCCCGCGCGCTGCGCGCCCGGCTGTAA
- a CDS encoding peptidylprolyl isomerase, translated as MRIAALAILGLALVSLGTAEARTKKKKKSTHAAAKTVVHPKVRVETSMGDMVVELFPEKAPKTVANFRKLVKQGFYDGILFHRVERGFVIQGGDPNTKSGDPNTWGTGGPGYQFEDEPVKDEYTKGTLCMANSGANTNGSQFFVCTADLIGSLPKKYNLFGRVVDGMETVDKINNVEVITVTGGMHRPVKPVKILRMTEVSG; from the coding sequence ATGAGAATCGCCGCCCTCGCCATCCTGGGCCTGGCCCTGGTGTCCCTGGGCACCGCGGAGGCCCGCACGAAGAAGAAGAAGAAGTCCACCCACGCTGCCGCCAAGACCGTGGTGCACCCGAAGGTGAGGGTCGAGACGAGCATGGGCGACATGGTGGTGGAGTTGTTCCCCGAGAAGGCGCCCAAGACCGTGGCGAACTTCCGGAAGCTGGTGAAGCAGGGCTTCTACGACGGCATCCTGTTCCACCGCGTGGAGCGCGGCTTCGTGATCCAGGGCGGCGACCCCAACACCAAGAGCGGCGACCCGAACACGTGGGGCACCGGGGGCCCGGGCTACCAGTTCGAAGACGAGCCGGTCAAGGACGAGTACACCAAGGGCACCCTGTGCATGGCGAATTCAGGCGCCAACACCAACGGCAGCCAGTTCTTCGTGTGCACCGCGGACCTCATCGGCAGCCTGCCGAAGAAGTACAACCTCTTCGGCCGCGTGGTTGACGGCATGGAGACCGTGGACAAGATCAACAACGTGGAAGTGATCACCGTGACGGGGGGCATGCACCGTCCGGTGAAGCCGGTGAAGATCCTCAGGATGACCGAGGTTTCCGGCTAG
- a CDS encoding SurA N-terminal domain-containing protein, with amino-acid sequence MNRGAWILLVVLSCAALAATAAPRPNAPAKGTAAPPTGAPPAQPVARALPPLATVNGDAIDPRDFETLLRSYLQQAQATAAQRKDKFGKTEARIVAANVLGGLINDRIWVQEARRSGIRVDTASVDARIKGDPFFITNGKFDAAKWQMFKVSPQSNYPDVYRRAHDIVMVDKLREALEKRFAPTEAEVRAEYLRQNERHRIRYVWMREDKSLLEPAPGRAEVEAYYNSHLEEFRVAEKIDLMFACYRVGTPHDTSWEQSRAHAEELLARLRQGAALDSVSAAGAAQLNTGPTERGQTMPMLKHGPSLTDSLFRLAPKQPYERVVLGSEGYGVLVLGQRHEAYVRPLREAWAASFRSAQLVHKKQDDERAQLAQYNATPARYRVPSARVQLLYFDPRVLTPQAPPGRPALEALYREKQAAFTAPDSSGAPRTRTFAEVESLLVRMYPDWMGDSLAAAAAREALGRALKGKDVFSKPPAGAVLREFLHVLPTTDDSLLTPTVIDSFLVTPAGGVKSVYAALRGRLVFRIMERDTAYLPPPDAIRDRLRYDVEEGRKARREAAAKAYYEAHRGEFKGENQYVLQYFMLPSVDQSELNLSDSDLQAYYRAHIRDYTSEGRVRLQLAVFNLRPDARPEDARRVIARADSMVMLARRGEDFGQLVVRYSEDRATAARGGDVGFLTRATLGDTAVARVAFGMK; translated from the coding sequence GTGAACAGGGGAGCCTGGATTCTCCTCGTCGTCCTGTCGTGCGCCGCGCTCGCGGCGACCGCGGCCCCGAGACCGAACGCGCCCGCGAAGGGCACCGCCGCCCCCCCGACGGGCGCCCCGCCGGCCCAGCCGGTGGCGCGCGCGCTCCCGCCGCTGGCCACGGTGAACGGGGACGCGATCGACCCCCGGGACTTCGAGACGCTCCTGCGGAGCTACCTCCAGCAGGCCCAGGCCACCGCGGCCCAGCGCAAGGACAAGTTCGGCAAGACGGAGGCGCGCATCGTGGCCGCCAACGTGCTCGGCGGACTGATCAACGACCGGATCTGGGTCCAGGAGGCCCGGCGCTCCGGGATCCGGGTGGACACCGCCTCCGTGGACGCGCGCATCAAGGGGGATCCGTTCTTCATCACCAACGGCAAGTTCGACGCCGCCAAGTGGCAGATGTTCAAGGTCAGCCCGCAGTCGAACTACCCCGACGTGTACCGCCGCGCGCACGACATCGTGATGGTGGACAAGCTGCGTGAGGCGCTGGAGAAGCGCTTCGCGCCCACGGAAGCCGAGGTGCGGGCGGAGTATCTGCGACAGAACGAGCGCCACCGGATCCGCTACGTGTGGATGCGCGAGGACAAGTCGCTGCTGGAGCCGGCCCCGGGCCGCGCGGAGGTGGAGGCCTACTACAACAGTCACCTCGAGGAATTCAGGGTCGCCGAGAAGATCGACCTCATGTTCGCCTGTTACCGCGTCGGCACGCCGCACGACACCTCCTGGGAGCAGAGCCGCGCGCACGCCGAGGAGCTGCTGGCGCGCCTGCGCCAGGGTGCCGCGCTCGACTCCGTCTCGGCCGCCGGCGCGGCGCAGTTGAATACCGGCCCGACCGAGCGCGGCCAGACCATGCCCATGCTCAAGCACGGTCCCTCGCTGACGGACAGCCTCTTCCGGCTGGCGCCGAAGCAGCCCTACGAGCGCGTGGTGCTGGGCAGCGAGGGCTATGGCGTGCTGGTGCTGGGCCAGCGCCACGAGGCCTACGTGCGCCCGCTGCGCGAGGCGTGGGCGGCCAGCTTCCGCTCCGCCCAGCTGGTCCACAAGAAGCAGGACGACGAGCGGGCGCAGCTGGCGCAATACAACGCGACCCCGGCCCGCTACCGGGTCCCCTCCGCGCGCGTGCAGCTGCTGTACTTCGACCCGCGCGTGCTGACGCCGCAGGCCCCTCCGGGCCGGCCCGCCCTGGAGGCCCTGTACCGCGAGAAGCAGGCCGCCTTCACCGCGCCCGACTCCTCCGGAGCGCCGCGCACACGGACGTTCGCCGAAGTGGAGAGCCTGCTGGTCCGGATGTACCCCGACTGGATGGGGGACTCCCTCGCCGCCGCGGCCGCCCGCGAGGCCTTGGGCCGCGCGCTCAAGGGCAAGGATGTCTTCTCCAAGCCGCCCGCGGGCGCCGTGCTGCGCGAGTTCCTGCACGTGCTGCCCACCACGGACGATTCGCTGCTCACGCCCACGGTCATTGACTCGTTCCTGGTGACGCCGGCGGGCGGCGTTAAGAGCGTCTACGCCGCGCTGCGCGGGCGCCTGGTGTTCCGGATCATGGAGCGTGACACGGCGTACCTGCCTCCGCCCGACGCCATCCGCGACCGGCTGCGCTACGACGTGGAGGAGGGCCGCAAGGCCCGCCGCGAGGCCGCCGCCAAGGCGTACTACGAGGCCCATCGCGGCGAGTTCAAGGGCGAGAACCAGTACGTGCTGCAGTACTTCATGCTGCCATCCGTGGACCAGTCGGAGCTCAATCTCTCCGACAGCGACCTGCAGGCGTACTACCGGGCCCACATCCGCGACTACACCAGCGAAGGCCGCGTGCGCCTGCAGCTGGCGGTGTTCAACCTGCGGCCGGATGCCCGGCCCGAGGACGCGCGCCGGGTGATCGCCCGCGCCGACAGCATGGTGATGCTGGCCCGCCGCGGGGAGGACTTCGGCCAGCTCGTGGTGCGCTACTCCGAGGACCGCGCCACCGCCGCGCGCGGCGGGGACGTGGGTTTCCTCACCCGGGCCACCCTGGGCGACACCGCCGTGGCCCGCGTGGCCTTCGGGATGAAGTAG
- a CDS encoding NADP-dependent isocitrate dehydrogenase → MSQAAPGKKTPITVARGDGIGPEIMAATLQILDAAGANLEYEFIEVGEKVYLKGITQGIEPSAWESIRRTRVFLKAPITTPQGGGYKSLNVTTRVSMGLYANVRPCVAYHPFVGTKHPGMNVVIVRENEEDLYAGIEHRQTEQVTQAIKLISRPGSEKIVRYAFEYARRNARKKVTVFMKDNILKLTDGLFHRVFDEIGAEYPEIEKEAWIVDIGAAKLADTPGAFDVLVMPNLYGDILSDVAAQIAGSVGLAGSANIGETCAMFEAIHGSAPRRANQNLANPSGLLMGSVMMLVHLGLNEAAEKVHNGWLKTLEDGVHTYDIFKDGISRQKVGTREFADAVCARLGQKPATLKAVSYGAGSSQPRATSAAAARPPVKKELVGVDVFLDRKSETPAALSAAMLKLAGELELSLISNRGVKVWPDGPPEAFCSDHWRCRFLGKGGAPVTHAQILALLGRVAGGGYDFIQTQNLCKFDGLAEYSAVYGS, encoded by the coding sequence ATGTCCCAGGCCGCACCCGGAAAGAAGACCCCGATCACCGTCGCCAGGGGGGACGGCATCGGCCCCGAGATCATGGCCGCCACGCTGCAGATCCTCGACGCGGCCGGCGCCAACCTCGAGTACGAGTTCATCGAGGTCGGGGAAAAGGTCTACCTCAAGGGGATCACGCAGGGCATCGAGCCTTCGGCGTGGGAGTCCATCCGGCGCACCCGGGTGTTCCTCAAGGCCCCCATCACCACGCCGCAGGGCGGGGGCTACAAGAGCCTCAACGTCACCACCCGCGTGAGCATGGGCCTGTACGCCAACGTGCGCCCGTGCGTGGCGTACCACCCGTTCGTGGGCACCAAGCACCCCGGGATGAACGTGGTGATCGTCCGTGAGAACGAGGAGGACCTGTACGCCGGCATCGAGCACCGCCAGACCGAGCAGGTCACGCAGGCGATCAAGCTCATCAGCCGCCCCGGCTCGGAGAAGATCGTCCGCTACGCCTTCGAGTACGCACGCCGCAACGCGCGCAAGAAGGTGACGGTGTTCATGAAGGACAACATCCTCAAGCTCACCGACGGGCTGTTCCACCGGGTGTTCGACGAGATCGGGGCCGAGTATCCCGAGATCGAGAAGGAAGCCTGGATCGTGGACATCGGCGCCGCCAAGCTGGCCGACACGCCGGGAGCGTTCGACGTGCTGGTGATGCCCAACCTCTACGGCGACATCCTCTCCGACGTGGCGGCCCAGATCGCCGGCTCGGTGGGCCTGGCGGGCTCGGCCAACATCGGCGAGACATGCGCGATGTTCGAGGCCATCCACGGCTCGGCGCCGCGCCGCGCCAATCAGAACCTGGCCAACCCCTCCGGCCTGCTCATGGGGTCGGTGATGATGCTGGTGCACCTGGGGCTGAACGAGGCCGCCGAAAAGGTGCACAACGGCTGGCTCAAGACGCTCGAAGACGGCGTCCACACCTACGACATCTTCAAGGACGGGATCAGCCGGCAGAAGGTGGGTACACGCGAGTTCGCCGACGCGGTGTGCGCGCGCCTGGGCCAGAAGCCCGCCACGCTCAAGGCCGTGAGCTACGGCGCCGGCAGCAGCCAGCCGCGCGCCACCTCGGCCGCGGCGGCGCGCCCGCCGGTGAAGAAGGAGCTGGTGGGGGTGGACGTGTTCCTGGACCGCAAGAGCGAGACCCCGGCGGCCCTCAGCGCGGCCATGCTGAAGCTCGCCGGCGAGCTGGAGCTGTCGCTGATCAGCAACCGCGGGGTGAAGGTGTGGCCGGACGGCCCGCCCGAAGCGTTCTGCAGCGATCACTGGCGATGCCGCTTCCTGGGCAAGGGCGGGGCACCGGTGACTCACGCCCAGATCCTGGCGCTGCTGGGCCGCGTGGCCGGCGGCGGGTACGATTTCATCCAGACGCAGAACCTCTGCAAGTTCGACGGCCTGGCCGAGTACTCGGCCGTGTACGGTTCTTGA
- a CDS encoding laccase domain-containing protein: MFLELELPPPFRAVVSTRAGGESPAPWDSQNHGTSTGDSAERVLRNARRLADALGPEGPGGPEGWALVSQVHGSLALEVGRPGRAGEADALWTGRTGPALGIRVADCSAVALAHPPTGRLGLAHAGWRGAAAGVTGALLRAMNVPATEVHAAISPHLGPCCFEVGPDVVAAFSGRFCAPRRGDRSSLDLGAALRSELSALGVPASRIRADGRCTSCARELFFSHRRDHGATGRMIVLGWSRPGRPPGGP; this comes from the coding sequence ATGTTTCTTGAGCTCGAGCTGCCGCCTCCCTTTCGGGCCGTGGTGTCCACGCGCGCCGGCGGGGAGAGCCCCGCGCCCTGGGATTCGCAGAACCACGGAACCTCCACGGGGGATTCGGCCGAACGCGTCCTCCGGAATGCCCGGCGGCTCGCGGACGCCCTGGGCCCGGAAGGGCCCGGCGGGCCGGAAGGCTGGGCGCTGGTGTCGCAGGTGCACGGCTCCCTGGCCCTGGAGGTCGGGAGGCCGGGTCGGGCCGGCGAAGCGGACGCCCTGTGGACCGGGCGGACAGGCCCGGCCCTGGGCATCCGGGTGGCGGACTGCTCCGCCGTGGCACTGGCGCACCCCCCGACCGGCCGCCTCGGCCTGGCCCATGCCGGCTGGCGCGGGGCCGCCGCTGGCGTGACCGGGGCGCTGCTCCGCGCGATGAACGTGCCCGCCACAGAGGTGCACGCCGCGATTTCCCCGCACCTGGGACCGTGCTGCTTCGAGGTCGGTCCCGACGTGGTGGCGGCATTCTCGGGCCGCTTCTGCGCCCCGCGGCGGGGCGACCGCTCCAGCCTGGACCTGGGGGCCGCGCTGCGGTCCGAACTGTCGGCGCTGGGCGTGCCCGCCAGCCGCATTCGCGCCGACGGCCGCTGCACCTCCTGCGCCCGGGAGTTGTTCTTCTCCCACCGCCGCGATCACGGGGCCACCGGCCGGATGATCGTGCTGGGATGGAGCCGGCCGGGACGCCCGCCGGGCGGTCCTTGA